A single window of Candidatus Eremiobacterota bacterium DNA harbors:
- a CDS encoding dihydrofolate reductase family protein produces the protein MAKLIYSAITSLDGYVADRNGNFDWAAPDEEVHAFVNDLERSIGTYLYGRRMYETMVYWERAATGADQPSVVRDFAQIWRAAEKVVYSKTLRTASSARTRIRRDFNADVVRHLKESSVRDITVGGPELAARALKAGLVDELHLFIVPVAVGHGTSALPNDWHARLQLLDEHRFRSGVVHLHYGIRQNH, from the coding sequence ATGGCCAAGCTGATCTACTCGGCGATCACGTCACTCGACGGCTACGTGGCGGACAGGAACGGCAACTTCGACTGGGCTGCGCCGGACGAAGAGGTGCATGCCTTCGTCAACGACCTCGAGCGGTCGATCGGAACATACCTGTACGGTCGCCGGATGTACGAGACGATGGTCTACTGGGAGAGAGCTGCCACCGGTGCGGATCAGCCGTCCGTCGTGCGAGACTTCGCGCAGATATGGCGCGCGGCTGAGAAAGTCGTCTATTCCAAGACGCTCCGGACAGCATCCAGCGCAAGGACTCGGATCAGACGCGACTTCAACGCCGACGTGGTCCGCCATTTAAAAGAGAGCTCCGTCCGAGACATCACCGTCGGCGGCCCGGAGCTGGCCGCCCGAGCACTCAAGGCCGGCTTGGTCGACGAGCTGCACCTGTTCATCGTACCTGTGGCGGTCGGACACGGCACATCGGCTCTGCCCAACGATTGGCACGCCCGACTCCAACTGCTCGACGAACACCGCTTCCGCAGCGGCGTGGTACACCTTCACTACGGAATCCGGCAGAACCACTAG
- a CDS encoding XRE family transcriptional regulator, whose translation MDKKWLKLLEEGCELGSGNTFADLGLPHADRLQAKAYLRAAILARLRALKLTQVSAAARVGIPQPKISKLINDPESPGFTSDKLFDVATKLGLDVEIRIRVSPSRYGRIVVAPPLRRRKAAPKLSRSPKRAPAA comes from the coding sequence ATGGATAAGAAGTGGTTGAAGTTGCTGGAAGAAGGCTGTGAGCTCGGCTCTGGCAACACGTTTGCGGATCTCGGCTTGCCGCATGCGGACCGACTCCAAGCGAAGGCATACCTTCGAGCCGCGATTCTCGCTCGTCTGCGAGCGCTCAAGCTTACGCAAGTAAGCGCGGCTGCGCGCGTAGGGATTCCTCAACCGAAGATTTCGAAATTGATCAACGATCCGGAATCGCCTGGTTTTACGAGTGACAAGTTGTTCGACGTAGCGACAAAATTGGGCCTCGATGTCGAGATACGTATACGCGTCTCACCGTCGCGCTATGGTCGAATCGTCGTCGCTCCCCCGCTTCGCCGCCGTAAGGCCGCGCCGAAACTTAGCCGATCGCCGAAGCGCGCGCCTGCCGCTTAA
- a CDS encoding type II toxin-antitoxin system RelE/ParE family toxin has product MPGTLNSLRSYPARIRLVIGRAVEVAQWGETDLRAKPMKGALRDVMEIAVDGDRVTYRAAYYVAKAETGPVIVLEKSNRGASTPTHVVERIARRLARTKEIEHG; this is encoded by the coding sequence ATGCCCGGGACGCTGAACAGCCTGAGGAGTTATCCTGCCCGCATTCGGCTCGTGATCGGTCGCGCTGTGGAAGTAGCTCAGTGGGGCGAGACCGACCTTCGCGCCAAGCCGATGAAAGGAGCCCTGCGTGACGTCATGGAGATCGCCGTCGACGGCGACCGGGTGACGTACCGCGCGGCGTACTACGTAGCGAAGGCGGAAACGGGACCGGTCATTGTTCTCGAGAAGTCGAATAGAGGCGCGTCGACGCCGACCCATGTCGTCGAGCGAATCGCAAGGCGTTTGGCCAGAACGAAAGAGATCGAGCATGGATAA
- a CDS encoding ImmA/IrrE family metallo-endopeptidase: protein MLLDRPRTLPDDDVRQRFTIAHELGHFRLHVGRPLLLETSATHFSLNERRTGGEVPSPYEEAQANRFAAELLMPRSTVEHLFKENFNRATNELLLLRLLANAFEVSSSAIQYRLVNLGLMLPIKG, encoded by the coding sequence TTGCTCCTTGACCGTCCACGCACTCTTCCTGATGATGATGTGCGCCAACGATTCACCATCGCTCATGAACTGGGTCATTTTAGGCTTCACGTAGGACGGCCGCTCCTCCTCGAGACTTCCGCGACGCATTTTTCACTGAATGAAAGAAGAACAGGCGGAGAAGTGCCGTCGCCCTATGAAGAGGCCCAGGCGAACCGCTTCGCTGCGGAACTCTTGATGCCACGTAGCACCGTTGAACACTTGTTTAAGGAAAATTTCAATCGGGCTACGAACGAGTTGCTCTTATTAAGACTTCTAGCAAATGCCTTTGAAGTCAGCTCTAGCGCAATACAATATCGTCTCGTAAATCTCGGACTTATGCTGCCTATCAAAGGCTAG